One Benincasa hispida cultivar B227 chromosome 5, ASM972705v1, whole genome shotgun sequence genomic window carries:
- the LOC120077090 gene encoding uncharacterized protein LOC120077090, giving the protein MDVTFLEDQPFFSFSRLQGESPSEEVNWSTYSIPLEVSAEPEHPSPILLTNQVLWITYYRKNLRKETVPPVTSLAPVHESNSVSVPGMNIPVCDTDDCVETNNCRVDRDIEIGDSDEKIEGIEEDEETDGKDNTGEITPANENSGREGDCVGSPSKERSIDQTASCSKKLGEEESHDASLDLPIALRKGTRSCTKFPMHSYMTYSNLSPEFKALTTSLDTVMVLSNIHVAMETPEWKAAVMEEMRALEKNET; this is encoded by the exons ATGGATGTCACCTTTCTCGAGGATCAgcctttcttttcctttagtcGTCTTCAGGGGGAGAGTCCTAGTGAAGAGGTTAACTGGTCCACGTATTCCATTCCCCTAGAGGTGTCGGCTGAACCTGAACATCCTAGTCCTATTCTTCTCACTAATCAAGTCCTTTGGATAACATActacaggaagaatctcaggaaggaaacaGTGCCGCCTGTCACTTCTCTGGCTCCAGTTCATGAGTCTAACTCGGTCTCAGTCCCAGGTATGAATATCCCTGTTTGTGATACTGATGATTGTGTTGAGACTAATAATTGCAGAGTGGACAGAGATATAGAGATTGGTGACAGTGATGAGAAAATAGAAGGAATTGAGGAGGATGAAGAAACTGATGGAAAAGACAACACTGGGGAAATAACTCCAGCAAACGAGAACAGTGGAAGGGAAG GTGATTGTGTGGGAAGTCCTTCTAAAGAAAGATCCATAGATCAGACGGCTAGCTGCAGTAAGAAACTTGGAGAAGAGGAAAGTCATGATGCGTCTCTCGATCTTCCCATTGCCTTGAGAAAAGGGACTAGGTCATGTACAAAGTTCCCTATGCATAGTTATATGACATATAGTAACTTATCTCCTGAGTTCAAGGCTCTCACTACCAGTCTAGATACGGTAATGGTTCTAAGTAATATACATGTTGCCATGGAAACTCCTGAGTGGAAGGCTgcagttatggaagaaatgagagctctaGAAAAAAATGAGACATGA
- the LOC120077091 gene encoding uncharacterized protein LOC120077091, with protein sequence MCKFRILRTEKTQAVTSSNSSSALIGRTNDYRGNKGVESNSFKGHPNNQRSNLGGVVCYYCHKPGHTKRECRKLLSKGQRMPSLSVHVASTLDNLDKSITIFAEEFAKFQQYQESLRASSSTPITAIAETGNISKCLLSSTSKWVIDSGATDHMTGSYDETDYW encoded by the exons ATGTGCAAATTTCGAATACTTCGTACTGAAAAGACACAAGCAGTTACATCATCTAATTCTAGCAGTGCTTTGATTGGGCGCACAAATGATTATAGAGGTAATAAGGGAGTTGAATCAAATAGCTTCAAAGGTCATCCAAATAACCAAAGATCTAATCTAGGAGGTGTTGTTTGCTATTATTGTCATAAACCTGGCCATACGAAGCGTGAATGCAGAAAATTGCTGAGTAAGGGTCAGAGGATGCCATCACTCTCTGTACATGTCGCCTCTACTCTTGATAATCTTGACAAGTCAATTACGATTTTTGCAGaggagtttgctaaatttcagcaGTATCAAGAGTCATTGAGGGCATCATCTTCTACTCCCATTACGGCCATCGCAGAGACAGGTAACATTTCTAAATGCCTTCTTTCCTCCACGTCAAAATGGGTCATTGACTCTGGCGCTACAGACCATATGACAG GATCTTATGACGAAACAGACTATTGGTAA